One window from the genome of Pseudomonas sp. L5B5 encodes:
- a CDS encoding DUF3309 family protein: protein MGTILIIILILLLIGGLPVFPHSRSWGYGPSGIIGVVLVVLLVLLLLGRI, encoded by the coding sequence ATGGGCACAATCCTGATCATTATTCTGATTCTCCTGCTGATCGGCGGTCTCCCGGTATTCCCGCACTCCAGAAGCTGGGGTTACGGTCCGTCCGGCATCATCGGCGTGGTGTTGGTGGTCTTGCTGGTCCTGCTCTTGCTGGGTCGGATCTAG
- a CDS encoding ankyrin repeat domain-containing protein, which yields MTDKSRQMTEDEAAQFVEQVFNVARQGDAQMLDRLADGGLPINLRSHKGDTLLMLAAYYGHVEAVQVLLKHKADPEIRNDNGQSPIAGAAFKGDLAVVKALVEGGAQVEGASFDGRTALMMAAMFNRTEIVTYLISQGADPKARDANGVSALEAARTMGAVDTTAQLEKLLV from the coding sequence ATGACCGACAAAAGCCGCCAGATGACAGAAGACGAGGCCGCCCAGTTTGTCGAGCAGGTGTTCAACGTGGCCCGCCAGGGTGATGCCCAGATGCTCGACAGGCTGGCCGACGGTGGCCTGCCGATCAATTTGCGCAGCCACAAGGGCGATACCTTGCTGATGCTGGCTGCCTACTACGGGCACGTGGAGGCTGTACAGGTGCTGCTCAAGCACAAGGCCGACCCCGAGATTCGCAACGACAATGGCCAGAGCCCGATTGCCGGGGCCGCGTTCAAGGGCGACCTGGCCGTGGTCAAGGCGCTGGTGGAGGGCGGCGCGCAAGTCGAGGGCGCCTCTTTCGACGGGCGCACTGCGCTGATGATGGCCGCCATGTTCAACCGGACCGAGATCGTCACCTACCTGATCAGCCAGGGGGCCGACCCCAAGGCTCGCGACGCCAACGGCGTCAGCGCCCTGGAGGCGGCCAGGACCATGGGCGCGGTGGACACCACTGCGCAACTGGAAAAACTCCTGGTCTGA
- a CDS encoding LTA synthase family protein, whose translation MANSDALSQQRSSNRLLQPTVKSHLAYTLLCVLVMMVMFTLLRVALLVYNREMILDTPASTFLEAFANGLRFDLRLVTYISVPLVLALFSVRAMAARGLLRFWLTLTSSIALFLGLMEMDFYREFHQRLNGLVFQYVKEDPKTVMSMLWYGFPVVRYILAWIVGTWLLSLAFKGADRATRPRGPFTGGNVGVRPIAPWYARLAVFVVCLVICVVAIRGTLRQGPPMRWGDVYTTDSNFANQLGLNGTLSLIEAAKSRMGEDRGNIWKATLPQPEAQQVVRDLLVMPDDKLVDADIAAVRRDYMPPADKTLPIKNVVVILMESMAGHSVGALGGPGNITPYLDQLSKEGLLFDRFFSNGTHTHQGMFATMACFPNLPGFEYLMQTPEGSHKLSGLPQVLSARKYDDVYVYNGDFAWDNQSGFFSNQGMTNFVGRNDFVDPVFSDPTWGVSDQDMFERGLQELKARENGKPFYALLQTLSNHTPYALPTPLPVEKVTDRGSLNEHLTAMRYSDWALGQFFEKARKEPYFKQTLFVIVGDHGFGNERQITEMDLGRFNVPMLMIAPGIQEKFGQRNHTVGTQVDIVPTIMGRLGGEVRHQCWGRDLLNLPAGDTGFGVIKPSGSEQTTAIITADQILVLPKEKEMAPRIYQYELGANPRAEVVPDAPRTAELKHKLEAFLQTATKSLLDNTAGVEHGTPD comes from the coding sequence ATGGCAAACTCGGATGCCCTGAGCCAGCAGCGATCCTCGAATCGCCTGCTGCAACCGACCGTCAAATCCCATCTGGCCTACACGCTCCTCTGTGTGCTGGTCATGATGGTGATGTTCACCCTGTTGCGCGTTGCGCTGCTGGTCTACAACCGCGAGATGATCCTCGATACGCCGGCCTCGACCTTCCTCGAGGCGTTTGCCAATGGCCTGCGTTTCGACCTGCGGCTGGTGACCTACATCAGCGTGCCGCTGGTGCTGGCGCTGTTCAGTGTCCGGGCCATGGCCGCACGCGGGCTGCTGCGCTTCTGGCTGACGCTGACCTCCAGCATCGCGCTGTTCCTGGGCCTGATGGAGATGGACTTCTACCGCGAATTCCACCAGCGCCTCAACGGACTGGTTTTCCAGTACGTCAAGGAAGACCCGAAGACCGTGATGAGCATGCTCTGGTACGGCTTCCCGGTAGTGCGCTACATCCTGGCCTGGATCGTGGGCACCTGGCTCCTGAGCCTGGCGTTCAAGGGCGCGGATCGGGCCACCCGTCCCCGTGGCCCCTTTACCGGCGGCAACGTCGGAGTGCGTCCGATCGCTCCCTGGTATGCCCGCCTGGCGGTCTTCGTGGTCTGCCTGGTGATCTGCGTCGTGGCCATCCGTGGCACCCTGCGCCAGGGCCCGCCGATGCGTTGGGGTGATGTCTATACCACCGACTCGAACTTCGCCAACCAACTGGGCCTCAATGGCACCCTGTCACTGATCGAGGCCGCCAAGAGCCGGATGGGCGAGGATCGCGGCAACATCTGGAAAGCCACCCTGCCGCAGCCCGAAGCACAGCAGGTGGTGCGTGATTTGCTGGTGATGCCGGACGACAAGCTGGTGGACGCCGATATCGCTGCCGTGCGCCGCGACTACATGCCGCCGGCCGACAAGACCCTGCCGATCAAGAACGTGGTCGTGATCCTCATGGAAAGCATGGCCGGTCACTCGGTGGGCGCCCTGGGCGGCCCGGGCAACATCACGCCGTACCTGGACCAGCTGTCCAAGGAAGGCTTGCTGTTCGACCGCTTCTTCTCCAATGGCACCCATACCCACCAGGGCATGTTCGCGACCATGGCCTGCTTCCCCAACCTGCCGGGTTTCGAGTACCTGATGCAGACGCCGGAAGGCAGCCACAAACTGTCCGGTCTGCCGCAGGTGCTCAGCGCCCGCAAGTATGACGATGTGTATGTCTACAACGGCGATTTCGCCTGGGACAACCAGTCGGGTTTCTTCAGCAACCAGGGCATGACCAACTTCGTTGGCCGTAACGATTTCGTCGACCCGGTGTTTTCCGATCCGACTTGGGGCGTGTCCGACCAGGACATGTTCGAGCGTGGCTTGCAGGAGCTGAAGGCGCGGGAAAACGGCAAGCCGTTCTATGCCTTGCTGCAGACCCTGTCCAACCACACGCCGTACGCCTTGCCGACGCCGTTGCCGGTGGAGAAGGTGACCGACCGCGGCAGCCTGAACGAACACCTGACTGCCATGCGCTATTCCGACTGGGCCCTGGGCCAGTTCTTCGAGAAGGCGCGCAAGGAGCCGTACTTCAAGCAGACCCTGTTCGTAATCGTGGGTGACCACGGGTTCGGCAACGAGCGCCAGATCACCGAAATGGACCTGGGCCGCTTCAACGTGCCGATGCTGATGATTGCACCGGGCATCCAGGAGAAGTTCGGCCAGCGCAACCACACCGTGGGTACCCAGGTCGACATCGTGCCGACCATCATGGGGCGCCTGGGTGGCGAAGTGCGTCACCAGTGCTGGGGACGTGACCTGCTCAACCTGCCGGCAGGCGACACCGGTTTCGGTGTGATCAAGCCCTCGGGCAGCGAGCAGACCACGGCCATCATCACCGCCGACCAGATCCTGGTATTGCCCAAGGAGAAGGAAATGGCGCCGCGGATCTACCAGTACGAACTGGGGGCCAATCCACGCGCTGAAGTCGTGCCGGACGCACCGCGTACCGCCGAGTTGAAGCACAAGCTCGAAGCCTTCCTGCAGACCGCGACCAAGAGCCTGCTGGACAACACCGCAGGTGTGGAGCACGGCACGCCGGATTGA
- a CDS encoding osmoprotectant NAGGN system M42 family peptidase gives MTRKIAEPDLAYLQKVLLEMLAIPSPTGFTDTIVRYVAERLEELGIPFELTRRGTIRATLKGQQNSPDRAVSAHLDTIGASVRAVKDNGRLTLAPVGCWSSRFAEGSRVSLFTDNGVLRGSVLPLMASGHAFNTAVDELPISWDHIELRLDAYCTTRADCESLGIGVGDFVAFDPLPEFTESGHISARHLDDKAGVAALLAALKAIVDSGEPLMIDCHPLFTITEETGSGAAAALPWDVSEFVGIDIAPVAPGQHSSEHAVSVAMQDSGGPYDYHLSRHLLRLAGEHELPVRRDLFRYYFSDAHSAVTAGHDIRTALLAFGCDATHGYERTHIDSLAALARLLSAYILSPPVFASDAKPAQGSLDRFSHQLEHDAQMESDTRVPSVDSLVGNRS, from the coding sequence ATGACTCGCAAGATTGCCGAACCGGACCTCGCCTACCTGCAGAAGGTCCTCCTGGAAATGCTCGCCATTCCCAGTCCCACCGGTTTCACCGATACCATCGTGCGTTATGTCGCCGAGCGCCTGGAGGAGCTGGGCATTCCCTTCGAATTGACCCGGCGCGGCACCATCCGCGCCACCCTCAAGGGCCAGCAGAACAGCCCCGACCGGGCTGTCTCGGCGCACCTGGACACCATCGGCGCCAGCGTGCGCGCGGTGAAGGACAATGGCCGCCTGACCCTGGCTCCAGTGGGCTGCTGGTCCAGCCGTTTTGCCGAGGGCAGCCGAGTCAGCCTGTTCACCGACAACGGCGTGCTGCGCGGCAGCGTGTTGCCACTGATGGCCTCCGGGCATGCCTTCAATACTGCGGTGGACGAGCTGCCCATCAGTTGGGACCACATCGAACTGCGCCTGGATGCCTATTGCACCACGCGGGCCGACTGCGAATCCCTGGGTATTGGCGTGGGCGACTTCGTGGCGTTCGACCCCTTGCCGGAGTTCACCGAAAGCGGCCACATCAGTGCCCGACACCTGGATGACAAGGCCGGGGTCGCGGCTCTTCTGGCAGCGCTCAAGGCCATCGTCGACAGCGGCGAACCCCTGATGATCGACTGCCATCCGCTGTTCACCATCACCGAGGAAACCGGGAGTGGCGCCGCAGCGGCACTGCCCTGGGACGTCAGCGAATTCGTCGGCATCGATATCGCTCCGGTCGCGCCGGGCCAGCACTCCAGCGAGCACGCGGTCAGCGTGGCGATGCAGGATTCCGGCGGCCCCTATGACTATCACCTGTCCCGCCACCTGCTGCGCCTGGCCGGGGAGCACGAGTTGCCGGTGCGCCGTGATTTGTTCCGCTACTACTTCAGCGATGCCCACTCGGCAGTCACTGCCGGCCACGACATCCGCACCGCGCTGCTGGCCTTCGGCTGCGACGCCACCCACGGCTATGAGCGCACCCACATCGACAGCCTGGCCGCGCTGGCTCGCCTGCTGAGCGCCTACATTCTCAGCCCTCCGGTATTTGCAAGCGATGCGAAACCGGCCCAGGGCTCCCTCGACCGCTTCAGTCACCAGCTCGAGCACGACGCGCAGATGGAAAGCGACACCCGGGTGCCTTCGGTGGATAGCCTGGTGGGCAACCGCTCCTGA
- a CDS encoding PLDc N-terminal domain-containing protein yields the protein MGSTFNGLVGLIILALDIWAIINVLKSGAETGMKILWVLLIILLPVLGLIIWAIAGPRGNVRL from the coding sequence ATGGGTTCCACCTTCAATGGCCTGGTTGGCCTGATCATCCTGGCCCTGGATATCTGGGCCATCATCAACGTCCTCAAGAGCGGCGCCGAGACTGGCATGAAGATTCTCTGGGTGCTGCTGATCATCCTGCTGCCAGTGCTCGGGTTGATCATCTGGGCCATTGCCGGTCCCCGGGGGAATGTCCGCCTCTGA
- a CDS encoding YnfA family protein, producing MLNYLWFFFAALFEIFGCYAFWMWLRQGKSALWVIPALISLTLFALLLTKVEAVYAGRAYAAYGGIYIVASIGWLAVVERVRPLGSDWLGLALCVIGASVILFGPRFSAS from the coding sequence ATGCTCAACTATCTGTGGTTCTTTTTCGCCGCGCTGTTCGAAATCTTCGGTTGCTATGCCTTCTGGATGTGGTTGCGCCAGGGCAAGAGTGCCTTGTGGGTGATTCCCGCACTGATCAGCCTGACCCTGTTTGCCCTGTTGCTGACCAAGGTCGAGGCGGTTTACGCCGGGCGCGCCTATGCCGCCTACGGTGGCATCTACATCGTTGCTTCGATTGGCTGGCTGGCTGTGGTGGAGCGGGTTCGTCCCCTGGGCTCGGACTGGCTGGGGTTGGCGCTGTGCGTGATCGGCGCGAGCGTGATCCTGTTCGGCCCACGGTTCAGCGCGTCTTGA
- a CDS encoding SDR family oxidoreductase, producing MQNRMMITGAGSGLGREIALRWARDGWRLALSDVNEAGLQETLRMVREAGGDGFVQRCDVRDYSQLTAFAQACELKFGGIDIIVNNAGVASGGFFSELSLEDWDWQIAINLMGVVKGCKAFLPLLEQSKGRIINIASMAALMQGPAMSNYNVAKAGVVALSESLLVELAQQEIAVHVVCPSFFQTNLLDSFRGPTPAMKAQVGKLLESSPINATQIADYIHQQVQAGQFMILPHEQGRAAWALKQKNPQALYDEMTLMADKMRAKTRQNAS from the coding sequence ATGCAGAATCGCATGATGATCACTGGCGCCGGCTCCGGCCTGGGGCGTGAAATCGCTTTGCGCTGGGCGCGCGACGGCTGGCGGCTGGCTTTGTCCGACGTCAACGAGGCGGGCTTGCAGGAAACCCTGAGGATGGTTCGCGAAGCCGGTGGCGATGGTTTCGTGCAGCGCTGCGATGTGCGCGACTACAGCCAGTTGACCGCATTCGCCCAGGCTTGCGAGCTCAAGTTCGGCGGTATCGACATCATCGTCAATAACGCTGGGGTCGCCTCCGGCGGCTTCTTCAGCGAGTTGTCCCTGGAGGATTGGGACTGGCAGATCGCAATCAACCTGATGGGTGTGGTCAAGGGTTGCAAGGCGTTCCTGCCGCTGCTGGAGCAGAGCAAGGGGCGGATCATCAACATCGCCTCAATGGCCGCCTTGATGCAGGGACCGGCCATGAGTAACTACAACGTGGCCAAGGCGGGTGTGGTGGCGCTTTCGGAAAGCCTGCTGGTCGAGCTGGCGCAACAGGAGATCGCCGTGCATGTGGTCTGCCCGTCGTTCTTCCAGACCAACCTGCTGGATTCCTTCCGGGGCCCGACCCCGGCCATGAAGGCCCAGGTGGGCAAGTTGCTGGAAAGCTCGCCGATCAATGCCACCCAGATCGCCGATTACATCCACCAGCAGGTACAGGCCGGCCAGTTCATGATCCTGCCCCATGAGCAGGGTCGCGCAGCCTGGGCCCTGAAGCAGAAGAACCCGCAGGCGCTGTATGACGAGATGACCCTGATGGCCGACAAGATGCGGGCCAAGACCAGGCAGAACGCCAGCTGA
- a CDS encoding YheU family protein, whose translation MLIPHDRLEVDTLTRLIEDFVTREGTDNGDETPLETRVLRVRQALGKGQAVIVFDPDSEQCQLMLKHDVPKELFD comes from the coding sequence ATGCTGATTCCCCACGACCGACTTGAAGTCGACACCCTGACCCGCCTGATCGAAGACTTCGTCACCCGCGAGGGCACCGACAACGGCGATGAAACCCCGCTGGAAACCCGGGTCCTGCGGGTCCGTCAGGCCCTGGGCAAGGGTCAGGCGGTCATCGTCTTCGATCCTGACAGCGAACAATGCCAGCTGATGCTCAAGCACGACGTGCCCAAGGAGCTGTTCGACTGA